The proteins below are encoded in one region of Streptomyces sp. NBC_00490:
- a CDS encoding AraC family transcriptional regulator — MLDRLNQAMEYIEDRLDQRIEAADVARTALTSEYHLRRLFSALAGMPLSEYIRRRRLTIAGAEVLARDRTLLEIAVRYGYTSGEAFARAFRAMHGVGPGEARRTGAALESQPRLSFRLTVEGSGSMRYRIVEKDEFRVVGRKVRVPLVHEGMNPAIADFIRGLGKETLRRIEELSDQEPQGILGVSDNLDPSRAEGTQLDYYHGVVSGAPVPDDMEALTVPAGTWAVFENSGPFPQALQYLWRDVFTQWFPSNPYRSRPGPELLRTRLTPDAAQADAELWIPVERDPA; from the coding sequence GTGCTGGACCGGCTCAACCAGGCCATGGAGTACATCGAGGACCGCCTCGATCAGCGGATCGAGGCGGCCGACGTGGCACGGACCGCGCTGACCTCGGAGTACCACCTGCGGCGGCTGTTCTCCGCGCTCGCGGGGATGCCGCTGTCGGAGTACATCCGGCGCAGACGGCTCACCATCGCCGGCGCCGAGGTGCTGGCCCGGGACCGGACGCTGCTGGAGATCGCGGTGCGCTACGGCTACACCTCGGGAGAGGCGTTCGCGCGCGCGTTCCGCGCCATGCACGGCGTCGGTCCCGGCGAGGCCAGGCGGACCGGCGCGGCTCTGGAGTCCCAGCCACGGCTGTCCTTCCGTCTCACCGTCGAAGGGAGCGGCAGTATGCGATACCGGATCGTGGAGAAGGACGAGTTCAGGGTGGTCGGCAGGAAGGTGCGGGTCCCCCTCGTGCACGAGGGGATGAACCCGGCCATCGCCGACTTCATCCGCGGCCTCGGAAAGGAGACACTGCGGCGCATCGAGGAGCTGTCCGACCAGGAACCGCAGGGGATCCTGGGCGTGAGCGACAACCTGGACCCGAGCCGGGCGGAGGGCACCCAACTCGACTACTACCACGGGGTGGTGAGCGGGGCGCCCGTGCCCGACGACATGGAGGCGCTCACCGTACCGGCCGGGACCTGGGCCGTCTTCGAGAACTCCGGACCCTTCCCGCAGGCCCTGCAATACCTGTGGCGGGACGTGTTCACCCAGTGGTTCCCGTCCAACCCGTACCGCAGCCGTCCGGGCCCCGAGCTGCTGCGGACCCGGCTGACACCGGACGCGGCACAGGCGGACGCGGAGCTGTGGATCCCGGTGGAGCGGGACCCCGCCTGA
- a CDS encoding S1 RNA-binding domain-containing protein — MSISGTDAYATETHLPPLVERALAAARAHAFPHSVRPEQGRLLHALAGGAAGAVGETGAGCGVGLAWLASGAREGVRIVGVERDPERARVCAEVFADRPEVEILHGDWRRIGERGPYDLLVLDGGGTGKSADDDPADPARLLTPDGTVVIDDFTPATDDPPLHDGKVDRPRLFWLRHPALNTLELPLAPDLATLVGTRRRLAGTETTWRGFAYGQIVRGVVTRIERFGVFVDLDGSEGFITAPELTRRHFDSYDEVVHVGQEVTAEVLAFELFRPQVRISTAALEPDPLGEFARNAFGRPLVGPVTQVVPFGVFVQVAEGIEGLVHRDDLAGPALPDVGTELTVEVTDINLVLRRVRLRPAR, encoded by the coding sequence ATGTCGATCTCCGGAACGGACGCCTACGCCACGGAAACCCACCTCCCCCCGCTGGTCGAGCGCGCCCTCGCCGCCGCCCGCGCCCACGCCTTCCCGCACTCCGTCCGCCCCGAGCAGGGCCGTCTGCTGCACGCCCTGGCAGGGGGCGCGGCGGGTGCCGTCGGGGAGACGGGCGCGGGCTGCGGGGTGGGCCTGGCGTGGCTGGCCTCGGGGGCCCGGGAGGGCGTACGGATCGTCGGCGTGGAGCGCGACCCGGAGCGCGCCCGCGTCTGCGCCGAGGTCTTCGCCGACCGGCCCGAGGTGGAGATCCTCCACGGGGACTGGCGGCGGATCGGGGAGCGGGGGCCGTACGACCTCCTCGTCCTCGACGGCGGCGGCACCGGCAAGTCCGCGGACGACGACCCCGCCGACCCGGCCCGGCTGCTCACCCCGGACGGCACGGTCGTGATCGACGACTTCACCCCGGCGACCGACGATCCACCCCTGCACGACGGGAAGGTGGACCGCCCCCGGCTGTTCTGGCTGCGCCACCCCGCCCTCAACACCCTCGAACTCCCCCTGGCACCCGACCTGGCCACCCTCGTCGGGACCCGGCGCCGGCTCGCCGGGACGGAGACGACGTGGCGGGGCTTCGCGTACGGGCAGATCGTGCGGGGCGTCGTCACCCGCATCGAGCGCTTCGGCGTGTTCGTGGACCTCGACGGCAGCGAGGGCTTCATCACCGCCCCCGAGCTCACCCGGCGTCACTTCGACTCCTACGACGAGGTCGTCCACGTCGGCCAGGAGGTGACCGCGGAGGTCCTCGCCTTCGAGCTGTTCCGGCCGCAGGTCAGGATCTCGACGGCGGCCCTGGAACCCGACCCGCTGGGCGAGTTCGCCCGGAACGCGTTCGGCCGCCCCCTGGTGGGGCCGGTCACCCAGGTCGTCCCGTTCGGGGTGTTCGTCCAAGTCGCCGAGGGCATCGAGGGCCTCGTGCACCGCGACGACCTCGCGGGCCCGGCCCTTCCGGACGTCGGTACCGAGCTGACGGTCGAGGTCACCGACATCAATCTCGTCCTGCGCCGGGTCCGTCTGCGTCCGGCGCGCTGA